Proteins from a genomic interval of Mesobacillus sp. S13:
- the yfmF gene encoding EF-P 5-aminopentanol modification-associated protein YfmF, which translates to MAVISESIKDMKGYKLHIVKTEKFKTNTIVWKMKAPLTSEDVTKRALLPYVLQSSSKAYPSTSKFRSYLDELYGANLYVDVSKKGEYQVLSFSLEIANEKFLSDPDPLLKKGMQLMSEILVNPLAENEAFDKDTVEKEKRTLKQRIQAVYDDKMRYSNFRLVQEMCKDEPYALHVNGEIDDIPQIDEKNLYEYYKKAFAEDELDLFIIGDVDETEVQSIAQDLLQFEQRTPKLVEASKSVHVEEKTVKDKEDVKQGKLNIGYRTNVLYGDRDYYALQVFNGIFGGFSHSKLFLNVREKNSLAYYVASRLESHKGLMMVMSGIEFENFELAVKIIREQMEAMQAGDFTDQEIEQTKAVIENQMLETMDTARGMVEVLYHNVVSRENVSLDDWLQGMSKTTKEEIVDVAKKVQLDTIYFLTGLEGDK; encoded by the coding sequence ATGGCTGTCATTTCTGAAAGTATCAAGGATATGAAGGGTTACAAGCTCCATATCGTCAAAACCGAAAAATTCAAGACGAATACAATTGTTTGGAAGATGAAAGCACCACTTACCAGTGAGGATGTAACAAAACGGGCGTTGCTTCCGTATGTGCTGCAAAGCAGTTCGAAGGCCTACCCGTCAACATCAAAGTTTCGTTCCTACCTTGATGAGCTTTACGGTGCTAATTTATATGTGGATGTTTCAAAAAAGGGAGAATATCAGGTCCTCAGTTTTTCACTGGAAATTGCCAATGAAAAGTTCCTGAGCGATCCAGATCCTTTGCTGAAAAAAGGAATGCAATTGATGTCTGAAATTCTGGTGAATCCACTGGCTGAAAATGAAGCTTTTGACAAAGACACTGTTGAAAAGGAAAAGAGGACATTAAAACAGCGGATACAGGCTGTCTATGATGATAAGATGAGATACTCCAATTTCAGGCTCGTACAGGAAATGTGCAAGGATGAACCATATGCACTCCATGTCAACGGAGAGATTGATGATATCCCGCAAATTGACGAGAAAAATCTTTACGAATACTACAAGAAAGCCTTTGCGGAAGATGAGCTTGACCTATTTATTATCGGTGATGTTGATGAGACGGAAGTCCAGTCAATAGCACAGGATCTGCTGCAATTCGAACAGCGGACACCAAAACTTGTTGAAGCTTCGAAAAGTGTTCATGTGGAAGAAAAAACCGTCAAGGACAAAGAAGATGTCAAGCAGGGTAAATTGAATATCGGCTACAGGACGAATGTGCTTTATGGTGATAGGGACTATTATGCACTCCAGGTTTTTAACGGGATTTTCGGAGGTTTTTCTCATTCGAAGTTGTTTTTGAACGTCCGTGAAAAAAATAGTCTTGCCTACTATGTCGCCAGCCGCCTTGAAAGCCACAAAGGTTTGATGATGGTCATGTCAGGCATCGAATTTGAAAATTTTGAGCTCGCAGTAAAAATCATTCGTGAACAAATGGAAGCGATGCAAGCCGGTGATTTTACCGACCAGGAAATTGAACAGACGAAAGCGGTGATCGAAAACCAAATGCTTGAGACCATGGATACTGCTAGAGGGATGGTAGAGGTCCTATATCATAATGTTGTATCGCGTGAAAATGTCAGCCTCGATGACTGGCTTCAGGGCATGAGTAAAACCACAAAAGAAGAAATCGTTGATGTTGCCAAAAAGGTTCAGCTTGATACGATCTACTTCTTAACTGGATTGGAGGGGGACAAATAA
- the yfmH gene encoding EF-P 5-aminopentanol modification-associated protein YfmH, whose translation MEKITFEQLQEEMYYEKLANGLDVYILPKKGFNKTYATFTTKYGSIDNHFLPPRKNDFVKVPDGIAHFLEHKLFEKEDGDVFQQFSKQGASANAFTSFTRTAYLFSSTSNVEKNLETLIDFVQEPYFTEKTVEKEKGIIGQEITMYDDNPDWRLYFGLIQNMYKNHPVSIDIAGTIESISHITKDMLYECYETFYHPSNMLLFVVGPVSPEEIMGLIKENQGKKEYKNLPEIQRRFDEEQVGVAEKKQVLKMNVQTSKCLVGIKAANPTKSGREMLIKELSINVMLDILFGKSSENYTELYGSGLIDDTFSFDYSEEYGFGFAMVGGDTNEPDVLASKLEAMLLDAKAGRGLTAENLERTKKKKIGAFLRAVNSPEYIANQFTRYAFNDMDLFDVVPVLESLTLDDLKQAASELIAEERFTVCQVVPKDKQ comes from the coding sequence ATGGAAAAGATCACTTTTGAACAACTTCAGGAAGAAATGTATTACGAAAAGCTGGCTAACGGTCTGGATGTATACATTCTTCCAAAAAAAGGCTTCAATAAAACTTATGCTACATTTACAACGAAATACGGTTCAATCGATAATCACTTCCTTCCTCCAAGAAAAAATGATTTTGTTAAGGTACCTGATGGCATTGCCCATTTCCTTGAGCATAAATTGTTTGAGAAAGAAGATGGTGATGTGTTCCAGCAGTTCAGCAAACAGGGGGCTTCTGCGAATGCATTCACATCTTTTACGAGGACTGCTTATTTATTTTCCAGTACATCCAATGTGGAGAAAAACCTTGAAACACTGATTGACTTCGTCCAGGAGCCTTATTTCACAGAGAAAACAGTTGAAAAGGAAAAAGGGATCATCGGGCAAGAGATCACAATGTATGATGACAACCCTGATTGGAGGCTGTATTTCGGCCTGATACAGAATATGTATAAAAACCACCCGGTAAGCATCGATATTGCTGGTACAATTGAGTCGATTTCGCACATTACGAAGGATATGCTGTATGAGTGTTATGAAACCTTTTACCATCCAAGCAATATGCTATTATTCGTAGTTGGCCCTGTTAGCCCAGAAGAAATCATGGGCTTGATAAAAGAGAACCAGGGAAAAAAGGAATACAAAAATCTGCCTGAAATCCAGCGCAGGTTTGATGAAGAACAGGTTGGAGTGGCGGAAAAGAAACAGGTTCTTAAAATGAATGTCCAGACGTCAAAATGCCTGGTAGGAATCAAGGCGGCCAATCCAACAAAATCGGGCAGGGAGATGCTAATAAAAGAGCTGTCTATCAATGTGATGCTTGATATTCTCTTTGGGAAGAGCTCTGAGAATTATACCGAATTGTATGGGTCCGGGTTAATCGATGATACATTTTCATTCGATTACTCAGAAGAGTATGGCTTTGGTTTTGCGATGGTCGGAGGGGATACGAACGAGCCTGATGTCCTGGCCAGCAAGCTGGAAGCCATGCTGCTGGATGCGAAGGCTGGTCGAGGATTAACAGCAGAAAACCTCGAGCGGACAAAAAAGAAAAAAATTGGAGCTTTTCTTAGGGCGGTGAACTCGCCGGAGTATATAGCCAATCAGTTCACACGCTATGCATTCAATGATATGGATTTGTTTGATGTTGTCCCGGTACTTGAAAGTCTTACACTGGACGATCTCAAACAAGCAGCCAGCGAGCTGATTGCCGAAGAACGGTTCACAGTCTGCCAG